The Cucumis melo cultivar AY chromosome 6, USDA_Cmelo_AY_1.0, whole genome shotgun sequence genome includes a region encoding these proteins:
- the LOC127149757 gene encoding uncharacterized protein LOC127149757 — protein MYEAKKTLTALGLSYQKIDACPNDCCLYRKDLADISRCPKCNISRWKTSKNSNEEIKGVAAKQLWYFPIVLRFLRMFKISEYAKHLCWHANDRKVDGVLRHPADTPSWRLVDHLWPDFGSEPRNLRLGLSTDGINPYGDLSTKYSCWPVIATIYNLPPWLCMRRKYLMLTMLISGPKQPGYDINVYLAPLIDDLKLMWEEGVQCFDAHRNERFTLRAVLLWTINDFPAYGNLCGCSVKGYKACPICGEETSSIRLPHGKKNAYMGHRKYLPRHHPYRRQKKAFDGNHEHGTPPLPLSGETIYNRLKDKTFPCGKRSTRRLNEDISNDYWKRISAFYELTYWKKLHVRHCLDVMHIEKNVLMNIIGTLLDIPGKSKDGLSARLDLVEMNIRPELAPMSDGSRTYILAACYTLSREEKVSICRTLSDLKAPEGYSSNFRSLVSLENLTLSGLKSHD, from the coding sequence AtgtatgaagcaaaaaaaacgCTTACTGCGTTGGGCCTTAGTTATCAAAAAATAGATGCATGCCCTAACGATTGCTGCTTGTATAGAAAAGATCTGGCAGACATCAGTAGGTGTCCTAAATGTAACATTTCGAGGTGGAAGACAAGTAAGAACTCAAATGAAGAGATTAAGGGAGTTGCAGCTAAACAGCTGTGGTATTTTCCAATTGTTCTGAGGTTCTTAAGGATGTTCAAGATCTCCGAATATGCAAAGCACTTGTGTTGGCATGCAAATGACAGGAAAGTAGACGGTGTGTTAAGGCATCCAGCTGATACTCCATCTTGGAGGTTGGTAGACCATTTGTGGCCAGATTTTGGGTCCGAACCGAGAAACCTTCGCTTGGGGTTGTCCACAGATGGCATCAATCCATACGGAGATTTATCAACgaaatatagttgttggcctGTGATTGCTACAATATACAACCTTCCACCATGGCTATGTATGAGGAGGAAGTATTTGATGTTAACTATGTTAATCTCGGGACCTAAGCAACCAGGATACGACATAAATGTCTACCTAGCACCTTTGATTGATGATCTCAAACTTATGTGGGAAGAAGGTGTTCAGTGTTTTGATGCACATAGAAATGAAAGATTCACCCTGCGAGCTGTCTTACTGTGGACtatcaatgattttcctgcatacGGGAACCTGTGTGGGTGTAGCGTGAAAGGGTATAAGGCTTGTCCAATATGTGGGGAGGAAACTTCTTCTATAAGACTACCACATGGGAAGAAAAATGCATATATGGGACATAGAAAATACTTACCACGTCATCACCCTTATAGGAGACAAAAGAAAGCATTTGATGGTAATCATGAGCATGGGACACCTCCTCTCCCTTTATCAGGCGAGACAATTTATAATAGACTTAAGGATAAGACCTTTCCATGCGGTAAAAGGTCTACTAGGAGGTTGAATGAAGATATTTCGAACGACTACTGGAAGAGGATTTCTGCATTCTATGAGTTAACGTACTGGAAAAAATTACATGTAAGACACTGTCTTGATGttatgcatattgagaagaatgtattGATGAATATAATTGGTACACTGCTTGACATACCAGGGAAGAGTAAGGATGGATTGAGTGCTAGACTTGATTTGGTAGAAATGAACATTCGACCCGAATTGGCCCCTATGTCTGATGGAAGTAGAACTTACATACTTGCAGCATGTTATACATTGTCAAGAGAGGAGAAAGTCTCTATTTGCAGAACTTTGTCTGATCTTAAGGCTCCAGAAGGTTATTCGTCGAATTTCAGAAGTTTGGTATCTTTAGAGAACCTAACGCTCTCTGGTCTTAAATCACATGATTGA